CAAAGGACACAGACCTCACGTCAATATCGATCTCATCATTCCCAttatttgacacacacacagctttggaTCACCTCATTCTTGTTCTACTAAACCCCTAACAACAGATGCGAGGTAATATACAGGGCAAAAAAAACTTGAAGAGATTCTTCAAAATGGGACCACATTAATAAAGTGCAGCAAGATTGTAgtacaaattcaaatgcatcatGACAACTGTATATGTAAGCTCCATATGAAATCTGATATTTACAGTATGCAATTCAAATCAACCTGTCTGGTCAAACAAACTGAATCAACCACTTATGTTATTAAACAGGGTgtatggaagtgtgtgtaccttgacTCCGGCGGCATAGCCAACAGGCTGTGGAGCAATGTTGGACTGGCCGGCCTCTCCGGTCACCATTGCCATTCCAAACACCTCCTGGAAGGCATCCCTCACTGCCCCCACCTTAACCTCCTTATCTGACGTCACCACAATGTCTAGATCCCCACCCGactctgaagcacacacacacatgggggggggggggggttagcacCAAACATATtgattccctcacacacacacacattaatggcATACTCCCCCTTGACCAATTATCTGGCTTCTTCTCATATACACATGCATAACTGCTGATGCCATTGACAGTCAGAAGCAGATTTCAGACCACTGAGAACAATTTTCTCATAAAAGTCTGAGCATTTGTGTAGTTTGCTGTTGTGGCTCTCTCAAGGTTGACTGCATAATCCTGCAGTctccacatttacattacatttagtcatttagacgctcttatccagagtgacacagtaagtacaaggacattccccccgggTATCAATAAAGGTGTGTGAGCCGACATTGAAAGAAATGTATTCATTTGAATAGCGAATAAAAGTGAGTGTACATATAGACTTACTGATGTAGGGAGCCATGCCAGGGTCCAGGGTAGTGATCATGGACTCTACAGAGTGCTTGGTCTTGTCCAGGACAGTCTTAACCATGGGGTTTCCTGCTACACCCTggcaagaaaaagaaaataaacgaAAGGATAGGAGTGTAAACAGCTTGGAAAGACATTGTTTGTCCTTGCTGTGAACCGAAAATGAACCTGAGGCTGCCAGCATGCATTGTGCCCTGACTCCCAAACAAGAGGTGGAATCAATACTGCCGTGGTGTCAGGCATGCGCACTTCTCCTTTGACTGCCCTGGTCATGCCACAATGctgtctgccagccagccagaatgGAGGATGAGGCTGAAGGCCTGGCTGAATGACCTGACTTGATTACCAGACATGGTCATTTATTAGCGTGACAGGAACAATGGTATTAGGATCCACTGATTAGTAGAGGGGAAGGGTGTggtctaaataaataaaataaaaataagtaggattgtgtgtgtgtgtgagtctgtagtGGGTGACAACGGATTAAAGGGGATAAAACAAGTTATTTATTACCTATTTTGTTGAGACAAAACCTgcaacattttatatttttatttgaagtGTATTTGTACATTCTAAATTAATTTTATAGTTTTATAGTTTGAGTAGGTTTCCCGTTTTCTACTCGTTTGAATCCTCTGTATACCATTCTGACAGGACTACATTCAAGGTGCAGCAGTCCTCTGTCATTAATACCTTGAAGAAGCCCCATATACCACCCCCTGCACTGGTGTCCGGGATGATGCGGGAGTCCTCGTATTCTTCTGGGAAGGTGATTGGTGAGCCAGCATCGATGCCTCCTGACATCAATGGTTGTTGGACCATGGGGTTTGTCACCACCCCTAAGAGTGAATACAGTCAGACCAAAACTACTGGGAAGTACGCAAATAGACTTGGAAATTGACCTAGGCCTAGCCTGGAAACCATCTTCAAGGCCCCAGAATTAAGCACAACATAGCAATAATTGCATAGTGTTAGGGTGCTTCAGCATGTAGCCTACTAGACAATTAAGAAATGTCCTATTTATTGTataaaaatactttatacaataccatttgtatttgtatAAAAATGCTTTTGCATCTCTGGCGCCGACACTTACACTTGTGACACAGAAGCCTGGGCAACTAGTGACGTGGGGACAAGTGTGGATCTTACCTGgcatggaggtggggctggagaAACTGGGCATGAGTGGAGTCTGTGGTGTGCGCCCAGCATGACCCCGCGTGATGTCATATCCTGCACTCATGCTGAAGCCTCCGGTCGGTGGGCCAACAGGTGGGGCTGACATCATTGGAGGACAAGAAGGAGACAGGGCCATGACAGAGGAGGCCGGGGGTGGGGCTGAGGGTGAGGATAAAGCCATCCCCCCCATCAGGCTGCTGTAGGGGCCTTTGGGCatggcaggaggggggaggctggatGAGGACATGGGGGGCAGAGGACTGCCAAAGGGCGAAGGGGCGGATGAGCGGATGGGGGGAATGGACAAGGGGACGGCAGGGCTGGAGAAACTCTCTGGTGAAAAAATGGGGATGGCAGTAGTGCTGGGGAGGGTCATGGGACTAGAGAGGCctggaaagaaaaaagaagagaacAGCAAAATGATTGTTGTCAGAGTCCCATTATAATGACACATTTTTAAAGGAATAGTTAAAACAAAAGTATGAATGTACTCTACCGGTGCACTATATTGTCTAAAGTatacgtttacatttattcctttagcagacgcttttatccaaagcgacttccaagagagagctttacaaaagtgcataggtcactgatcataacaatgagatagccccaaacattgcgggtagccaaaacatgaagcatacattgtgaaaaaacaaatatgtgccaaaggcaagaaccataagagcatgtagttaaacaacttacaattaaacaacctgaacctcaaaagtgcaagagtttaCCTgtagaaagcaagcaacaataatatatttcgtTTATAGAATTCAGAATGCAAAACAGCAACCCAAATTCAAATTAGCACCCTTATAAAGCATGAAGACTCCATAAGATAATGGGATGCCTTTTTGTGAGAGATAGTACAATGAAAACTATtatgcccagagccactctggatctggcaTAACTAGAGCCATAGAATAAGAGAGTTGCGACATGCTTTTATCtggccgacacgtgatcacgtggttcaagtagctcgctgtagttccaaaaaccccactgctgtcaacctgtttgaatggttttcaatgcaGCTGGCTAACAGAAGTCACTCTCAGGCAAATGACACATTAGACAAACATTAGCATTAATGTTAATATTATACATTCGacaattatttgtatttaattaacaTTAACAATGATTTTTATGGACACATCCTCATCCACATTTCTGGGATGACATGGTGCTatggtagcctggctctgccctcctacgtacttccgctcaattttcattgtgcttctgtactgcgtctgggcttgaggtatattggtcagatgtctccggtaaactttttactggtccaatcagcgaacagagggagtggctgagaacgatgttgatgttgtgcgctagtttgagttgtagttacgtaatggcggcggaaaagatgcgagcgaagcctttcggtccgttgtggcaacgctgacgaatatccagaagttaaagccggagcaagaacaatctttgatccccacagggttcgtttgattttccagctagctccgttagtggtgaaggagttggctaaggcgaacgctagcgattggttatgcccagagccatagaaaaagagagttgcgacacttccatagactcccattgttatcgagga
This is a stretch of genomic DNA from Osmerus mordax isolate fOsmMor3 chromosome 20, fOsmMor3.pri, whole genome shotgun sequence. It encodes these proteins:
- the prrc1 gene encoding protein PRRC1 isoform X3, with amino-acid sequence MTLPSTTAIPIFSPESFSSPAVPLSIPPIRSSAPSPFGSPLPPMSSSSLPPPAMPKGPYSSLMGGMALSSPSAPPPASSVMALSPSCPPMMSAPPVGPPTGGFSMSAGYDITRGHAGRTPQTPLMPSFSSPTSMPGVVTNPMVQQPLMSGGIDAGSPITFPEEYEDSRIIPDTSAGGGIWGFFKGVAGNPMVKTVLDKTKHSVESMITTLDPGMAPYIKSGGDLDIVVTSDKEVKVGAVRDAFQEVFGMAMVTGEAGQSNIAPQPVGYAAGVKGAQERIDSLRRAGIIHEKQPVVSVENFIAELFPDKWFDIGCLILEDPGAGIHIETFTQATPLALEHVQQAHSLTPPDYSLRWSGLLVTVGEVLERNVPNVSRTDWHQAFTGMSRRQMIQSAAKALAGMYQKQLPPRTV
- the prrc1 gene encoding protein PRRC1 isoform X2, whose protein sequence is MMEESGIETTPPTSPAPPPNEIATTSPPPLTIGLSSPMTLPSTTAIPIFSPESFSSPAVPLSIPPIRSSAPSPFGSPLPPMSSSSLPPPAMPKGPYSSLMGGMALSSPSAPPPASSVMALSPSCPPMMSAPPVGPPTGGFSMSAGYDITRGHAGRTPQTPLMPSFSSPTSMPGVVTNPMVQQPLMSGGIDAGSPITFPEEYEDSRIIPDTSAGGGIWGFFKGVAGNPMVKTVLDKTKHSVESMITTLDPGMAPYIKSGGDLDIVVTSDKEVKVGAVRDAFQEVFGMAMVTGEAGQSNIAPQPVGYAAGVKGAQERIDSLRRAGIIHEKQPVVSVENFIAELFPDKWFDIGCLILEDPGAGIHIETFTQATPLALEHVQQAHSLTPPDYSLRWSGLLVTVGEVLERNVPNVSRTDWHQAFTGMSRRQMIQSAAKALAGMYQKQLPPRTV
- the prrc1 gene encoding protein PRRC1 isoform X1 encodes the protein MQESEKMMEESGIETTPPTSPAPPPNEIATTSPPPLTIGLSSPMTLPSTTAIPIFSPESFSSPAVPLSIPPIRSSAPSPFGSPLPPMSSSSLPPPAMPKGPYSSLMGGMALSSPSAPPPASSVMALSPSCPPMMSAPPVGPPTGGFSMSAGYDITRGHAGRTPQTPLMPSFSSPTSMPGVVTNPMVQQPLMSGGIDAGSPITFPEEYEDSRIIPDTSAGGGIWGFFKGVAGNPMVKTVLDKTKHSVESMITTLDPGMAPYIKSGGDLDIVVTSDKEVKVGAVRDAFQEVFGMAMVTGEAGQSNIAPQPVGYAAGVKGAQERIDSLRRAGIIHEKQPVVSVENFIAELFPDKWFDIGCLILEDPGAGIHIETFTQATPLALEHVQQAHSLTPPDYSLRWSGLLVTVGEVLERNVPNVSRTDWHQAFTGMSRRQMIQSAAKALAGMYQKQLPPRTV